From Vicinamibacterales bacterium, one genomic window encodes:
- a CDS encoding sigma-54 dependent transcriptional regulator, producing LDDALALVELAGYPHVLAHEAYALLGLTRAATARALVARGPDALRVVAADGWSDDDARHAAAQPGDRLHIGCGTHRDESWEILADVREALNDRCTAVAIRKLVDTAVTLDRYRREEKQRTALWPADTLETDGGLWVSEQMTELLSIARRIAPSDVTVLLTGETGTGKEVLARAIHRASARAARPFVPFNCTAVPREMLESQLFGYRKGAFTGANEAFDGVIRAAAGGTLFLDEIAEIGPDLQPKLLRFLETHEVHGLGESQPVRVDVRVIAATNADLESLVTDGRFRDDLFYRLNVVRLRLPPLRERREEIPALVDHYLRSAADEQKKGRLTLDDETLEYLVLYSWPGNVRQLVNEVSRIVAYADPDSTVTPALLSPEIQTSRRTIRVHPGDEPEISVRLDQPLNDAIEMIERMMVLRALERAHGNYENAARLLGISRKGLFLKRRRWGMQRAAAAS from the coding sequence CTCGACGACGCGCTGGCGCTGGTCGAACTGGCCGGCTACCCCCACGTCCTCGCCCACGAGGCCTACGCCCTGCTCGGCCTCACCCGCGCCGCCACCGCCCGCGCCCTCGTCGCCCGCGGCCCCGACGCCCTCCGCGTCGTCGCCGCCGACGGCTGGAGCGACGACGACGCGCGCCACGCCGCCGCCCAGCCGGGCGACCGCCTCCACATCGGCTGCGGCACCCATCGCGACGAGAGCTGGGAAATCCTCGCCGACGTCCGCGAGGCGCTGAACGACCGCTGCACCGCCGTCGCCATCCGCAAGCTGGTCGACACCGCCGTCACCCTCGATCGCTATCGCCGCGAGGAAAAGCAGCGGACCGCCCTCTGGCCCGCCGACACCCTCGAGACCGACGGCGGCCTCTGGGTGTCCGAACAGATGACCGAGCTGCTGTCCATCGCCCGGCGCATCGCTCCCTCCGACGTCACGGTGCTCCTCACCGGCGAAACCGGCACCGGCAAGGAAGTCCTGGCGCGCGCGATTCACCGCGCCTCGGCGCGCGCCGCCAGGCCCTTCGTGCCGTTCAACTGCACCGCGGTGCCGCGCGAGATGCTCGAGAGCCAGCTGTTCGGCTACCGCAAGGGGGCCTTCACCGGCGCCAACGAGGCCTTCGACGGCGTCATCCGCGCCGCCGCCGGCGGCACGCTGTTCCTCGACGAGATCGCCGAGATCGGTCCCGACCTCCAGCCCAAGCTGCTGCGCTTCCTCGAAACCCACGAAGTGCACGGGCTCGGCGAGTCGCAGCCGGTCAGGGTGGACGTGCGCGTCATCGCCGCGACCAACGCCGATCTCGAGAGCCTGGTCACCGACGGACGCTTCCGCGACGACCTCTTCTACCGCCTGAACGTCGTCCGTCTGAGACTGCCGCCGCTGCGCGAGCGGCGCGAGGAGATTCCCGCGCTGGTGGACCACTACCTGCGCAGCGCCGCCGACGAGCAGAAGAAGGGGCGCCTCACGCTGGACGACGAGACGCTCGAGTACCTGGTGCTCTACTCGTGGCCGGGGAACGTGCGCCAGCTGGTGAACGAGGTCAGCCGCATCGTCGCCTACGCGGACCCCGACAGTACGGTCACGCCGGCGCTGCTGTCGCCGGAGATTCAGACCTCGCGGCGCACGATCCGCGTCCACCCCGGCGACGAGCCCGAGATCAGCGTCCGCCTCGACCAGCCGCTGAACGACGCGATCGAGATGATCGAGCGGATGATGGTGCTGCGCGCGCTCGAGCGGGCACACGGCAACTACGAGAACGCCGCGCGGCTGCTCGGCATCTCGCGCAAGGGGCTGTTCCTGAAACGGCGGCGCTGGGGCATGCAGCGCGCCGCGGCGGCCAGCTAG
- a CDS encoding helix-turn-helix transcriptional regulator: MWFKSKTAALGDFEQLVLLGVLRLADEAYGASIRQEIHARSGRDVSINAVYTTLDRLEGKGLLRSWVGEPTAQRGGRRRKFYAVTPAGVSAVRHAYLALRSMADGLEDRLGAK; the protein is encoded by the coding sequence ATGTGGTTTAAATCGAAAACGGCCGCGCTCGGCGACTTCGAGCAGCTCGTGCTGCTCGGCGTCCTGCGGCTGGCGGACGAGGCCTACGGCGCCAGCATCCGCCAGGAAATCCACGCCCGCTCGGGCCGCGACGTGTCGATCAACGCGGTCTACACCACGCTCGATCGCCTCGAGGGCAAGGGGCTGCTCCGCTCGTGGGTCGGCGAGCCGACCGCGCAGCGCGGCGGGCGCCGGCGGAAGTTCTACGCCGTCACCCCCGCCGGCGTGAGCGCCGTGCGGCACGCCTACCTGGCGCTGCGTTCCATGGCCGACGGCCTCGAGGATCGGCTCGGCGCGAAGTGA